Below is a window of Gemmatimonadota bacterium DNA.
CCTTCCTCCGGGGGCTTTCCGGGGACGCATGAGCGGCGCACGAGGGCGGGCTGCCGCGCCGACGGGCCAGCGCGGGCTCGGGGTCACCGGCCCGGCCGCCCCGCTGATCTGCGCGCTCGCCGCCCTGGTGATGGCCGGCGCTGCGCCTCTGGGCGCTCAGGACCCGGTCCGAGAGACCTCTCCGGATCCCGCAGCGTTGGCAGCCGCGCGCGCCGCCCAGGCCCGCTTCGAACGGGTCAGGCGGGTGCACATGCCGTGGACGGTCGGAGGAGGCGGTGGCGCGTGCGGGGAGATCGTGGGCCGATTCTGCTGGCGGCCCGAAAGCGGCGACCGGGATCCGCCGCCGGAGCCGGCCGACGTGGGCCGCGCGCGGCTGGGTCTCCTGACGGAGCTGGCGGGACTATCGGCGCGCAGTCCGGGGGACGGGTGGATCCTCGGTCAGCGGGTCCGTTACCGCGTCGAGGGCGCGCAGGTGGCCGGGGCGACCGGCGCGGTTGCCGCGCGCGCGGAGCACCTGGAGGCGGCGGAGCGGCTCGCGCGGTCGTGCGACCCCGACAGCCACGACGGCGGCTGGTGCGACGCGCTGCTCGGGCTCGTGCTGCACGTGGCGGGGCGCTTCGCCGACGCCGAAGCCGCGTTCGAGTCGGCCGTCCGTGGCGCGGCATGGCTCGGGGCGGTGGATCGGGACATGCGCGACATCCTCGACCGGGAGGCGACCCGCCTCCTGCACGAGGCGGCTGACTCCGCCGCCTTCCTCGAGCGGCTGTGGCTCCTGGCCGATCCGTTCTGGCTGGCGGAGGGAAACGACCGGCGCAGCGAGCACCACGCGCGCCGCGTCATGGTGAGGATCCACGAGGACGCCCGCAACGCGTTCGGGATCCCCTGGGGCGACGACCTGCGTGAACTTCACGTGCGCTTCGGCTGGGAGGTGGCGTGGCAGCGCACGCGCAGAAGTTCGGGCGCCATGGCGACCTCGGGCACGGCGGTGATCGGCCACCAGCAGGACGACGGCATCGCCTTCATCCCGCCCGGGGAGCTGATCGCCGGCCCCATCCCGGCCGCGGATGGTCCGTGGCATCCCGAGCAGCGCCCGCGCCGGGAAGGATACTCGCCCGCGTACGCGGACAGCGTTCCGGCGGCGGTCCATCAGTTGGCGACCTTCCGGCGTGGCGATTCGCTGCTCGTGGTCGCGGCGATCGAGACGCCGACGACGGCCGCGGCCCGACTCGGCGGTGCGCTTCGCGGGGAGCCGTCGGAGGGCGACGGGCGCGGCTTCGTCGGCCTGGCTCTGCAACCCTGGCCACCCGGCCCGGAGACGGCGCGCCAGGTGCGCTCCGATCGGTTGGCCGCGCCCGGAGAGAGGCCGGCGGCCGAAGGCGCCGGGCGCGTCGTCAGGCGCGTCGTCGAGTCGGCGCGCGTGCCCGCGGGCGCGTACGTGGCGTCTGTGGAGGTCGTGGCGGCCGGCGGCCAGGCCGCGCGCGCCCGCTATGGCGTGAGGCGCGACAGCCTGCCCGCGGGCGTAACCGACGTCTCCGACCTGGTCGCATTCACGCCGAGCGCCGACGCGACCTCTCTGGACCGGGCGCTGGCGCTCATGCTGGCCCGCCCGCGGGTGGCGCCCGGGCAGGCGGTGGCGGTGGCCTGGGAGGTGTACGGCCTGGACGAGGACGGCGAGGCCATCACCTTCGACCTGTCGCTGAGAAAGCCCGGCGAGGGTTTTTTCGGCCGGCTGGGGCGCTGGCTTGGATTCGGCGGGGGTGATCCCCCGGTGCGGATCGAGTGGGTCGACGCCGCGCGGCCGACCGACGGGGCCTACTTCCGCGCCATGCGGGTCGAGATCCCGGCCGAGGTCCCGTCCGGGACCTACCTGCTGCGCGTGAGTGCCGGCGCGCCCGGGCGCGCCGACGCCCACGCCGAGCGCGAGCTGATCATCGAACGAACCGGGGGCTGATCTCTCCGTACAGAACCACCGCGACGGCGGTCGCCAGGTTCAGGCTGGACACCCCCGGCCGCATGGGGATGCCCACCACGCGGCGCGCGCTTCGCTCCAGCTCGGGACCCAGCCCCGCCCGTTCGGCGCCGAACAGGAGCGCCGCGCCTGGGGGCAGCGGCTCGGCGGCGGGGGGCGCCCCCGGGATCACCGCGACGCGCGCGCGTCCCTCGCACAGGCCTCCCAGCCGGACCGCGTCCCCGGACTCCGCGGCGAGCGCGAACTGCAGGCCGGCGCCCCCCCGCAGCGCCGCCGGGTGCCACGGATCGACTCCTTCGAGCACGAAGACCCCGCCCGCGCCCGCGGCCGCCGCGACGCGCACCACCGCGCCGACGTTGCCGTGATGGGTGGGCCGATCGAGCACGACGAGTGGCGCGTCCGGGGCGTAGGGCAGGGGAGGGTCGGGCCGCCGCGCGATGGCGAGAACCGGGGACGGCGGCCGCGGGGCCGCCGCCGCGAACAGCTCGCCGGAGACCGGCTCGGGCGCGAGCCGCTCGATGGCGTCCGCGGTGTCGGGGGCCAGGCGGCCCACCAGGCCGGCCAGCGCGGCGGCGTCGGAGCAGATGACCTCCTCGACGTGGGCGCCGAAGCGGAGCGCGTGCTTGAGCGGGTGGAACCCCTCCAGCACGGCGAGGCGCTGGTCGCGCCGGGCGAGGCGAAAACGTTCGACGATACCGCCCGGGTCGCGTCCCGGCATCTCGCTTCTCTCCCTTCTCAACCGGCGAGCGTGACGAGAGCGAAGCCCGCCAGCATGATGAGCGCGGCGACCAGCCGCCTGCGCGTGGCCCGCTCTCCGAAGAGGAGGCCGCCGGCCAGCACGGCGAACAGCACGCTGGTCCGCTTCACCGCGATCACGTAGGCGGCGGCGGTCAGGGTGATGGCCGCCATCTGAGCCGCGAGCGCGACCGCGGTCGCCAGCGCCGCTCCCGCTAGGTCCGCTGTCGCGCCGCGCGCGGGCTGCGGCCCCTGACGCCAGGCGCCGAGCGCCCAGGGAGCGACCGAGATCGCCACGAAGACGTTGATGGCGGCCGCCCAGGCGAACGGGCCCGACGCAATCACGCCGATCTTGTCGACCACCGCGGACACGCTGAAGATGGCCGCGACGACGAGCATTTCCCGGGCGCCCGTATCTCGCGCCAGGGCCCGGTACGGAGCCAGGATTCCTTCCCCTTCGGGCTCCGACAGCAGGTAGGCGCCGGCGACGATCACCACGACTCCGGCCATGCCCACGGCGGAGGCCGTCTCGCCGATGATGAGCGGGGCGGTCACCAGCATGAACACCGGCGTGAGGCTCTTGAGTGGGGAGACGAGGGACAGGTCGGAGCCGTGCACCGCCCGCGCTATCAGCAGCGCCGCGACCGCGTTGATGCCGCCCGATACCGCGAGAGCACCCCAGAAACCGTCCTGGAGAGGCTCGCCCGCGACGATCGCCAGCGGAAGCAGCAGCAGCGCAGCCCCGGCGGCGGCCCAGAAGACCACCCGAAACTCGTCCACGGCGCGCCGGGCGCGCTTGACCAGGACCTCCCTGGTCGCAATCCCGACCGCCGCGATCAGCGCTAGAATCAGCCACACGGGGACGCAACATGGCCGGCCCGCCACCCTCCCGCCACGGTAGCCGCCGACCAACCCCGCGCCTACGTTGTGCGGCCCTCAGCCGGAACGACCCGAGGACGCCGCCGATGACCGGACACGAAGCCACGCTGGGCGCCGTTGGCAGGTTTCTCAGCGACCACTTCCGCCACTTCAACGCCGCCGCGCTGGTGGACGCCGCGGAAGGCTACCGGCGGCACGTGGACTCGGGCGGCAAGATGTTCGTGTCACTGGCCGGGGCCATGAGCACCGCCGAGCTGGGTCGCTCGCTCGCGGAGATGATCCGCCGCGGCCTGGTGCACGGCATCTCCTGCACCGGCGCGAATCTGGAGGAGGACCTGTTCAACCTGGTCGCGCACGAGCACTACGAGCGCCTGCCCGACTACCGCGACCTCACCCCCGCCGACGAGCAGGCGCTCCTCGAGCGACGTCTGAACCGCGTGACCGATACCTGCATCCCCGAAGAGGAGGCCATGCGTCGCCTGGAGGGGGCGGTCCTGGAGGTCTGGACTCGAGCCGAGGAGGCGGGCGAGCGGCTGTTCCCGCACGAGGCGCTGTATGAGGTCATCGGGTCCGGCGCCCTGAAGGAGCACTACCAGATCGACCCGCGGGACAGCTGGATGGTGGCCGCCGCGGAGCGCGCGCTGCCGGTCTTCGTGCCGGGCTGGGAGGACTCGACCCTCGGCAACATCTACGCGGCGCACCATATCGCCGGCGATCTGGCCGACGTGCACACCGTGCGCAACGGCATCGAGTACATGATGGAGTTGGCGCGCTGGTACTCGCAGGTGGCGGGCGACTCCTCGCTCGGTTTCTTCCAGATCGGCGGCGGCATCGCGGGCGACTTTCCCATCTGCGTCGTGCCGATGCTGCACCAGGATCTGCGCCGCGACGACATCCCCCTGTGGGGCTACTTCTGCCAGATCTCCGATTCCACGCCGAGCTACGGCGGCTACTCGGGGGCGGTCCCGAACGAGAAGATCACCTGGGGAAAGCTGGGGGTGGACACGCCCAAGCACGTGATCGAGTCGGACGCCACTATCGTCGCGCCCCTCATCTTCGCCTATCTGCTCGGCTGGTAGCGCAACCGGGGCTGGACGGGTGGTGTCTCGCGGAGCCCGCGCCCGCGAACCGGGACGCCGCGGCCTCACCGCGGCGTCCCGTCGGGCCGCCTACTCGATCAAGTCGCCGAACTCCCGGACCTGATCGAGCACCTGAGTGCGATCGCCAACCACGACGATCACCATGTCCTGCGGGTCCAGGTACTCCTGCGCCATGCGCTGCACCTCCTGAGGGGTGACCGCGTAGACCCGGTCCACGTACGCGCGCAGGTATTCCTCGCCCACCCCGTGGAGCGCCACGAAGTTGAGCTGGTTGATGATCCCGCCGCGGCTGGAGTTCTGGAGCACGAAGGTGCCCGCCATGTAGTTCTGGATCGAGGTCAGCTCGTCGGCGGGCGGCGCCTCGGAGCGCAGCCTGTCGATCTCGAGGAAGATCTCACCCAAGGCGGCGCCCGTGACGTCCGTCGTTACGTCCGCCACCTCGGCCCAATACGCGTCGCGCCAGCGTGACGACAGCGTGCTGAAAGGGCTGTACGTGTAGCCCTTGTCTTCACGGATGTTGCTCGTGATGCGCGAGCCGAACGACCCTCCCAGCAGCGCATTCGTCACCTGAAGTCCGACGAAGTCCGGGTGCGACGGGTCGATCACGGGTAGGCCCACGTAGAGAGTGGATTGTACCGCGCCCGGATTGTCCACGAAGTATACGGCGCGCGTTCCGCTCGACTGCGCCACCGCGGGCGCGGCGTCGGAGCCACGCTCCCACGTGCCGAACGCTTCCCGCACTGCCTCCTCGACCGCGTCCGGGTCGAAACGCCCCACGACGAACAGCCGCGACCGCATCGCGCCGTAGTTGCCGCCGTAGAATGCCCGCACCTGGTCCACGTCGTACCCCCTCACCATGTCCTCGGTGGGGAAGATCCGGCCGTAAGCGTGGTTCGGATACAGCACCGCCCGGAAGCGCTCCAGTGCCTGCGATTGCGGCTGGCTCTTGGAGATGGACAGGCTACGGATGCGGTCGCCCTTGAGGCGCTCGAGCTCGTCCTCGGGGAAGCGGGGGCTACGAATCACGTCGGCCACCAGGCGCACCATGTCCGGTCCGAACTCCGATAGCGCCGTGCCCGTCACGAATGACTGGTCCATGCCGACGCCCACCGAGACGGCTCCACCCATGCTGGCCGCCGCCTCGGCGACCGCGCCCGCGTCCATCGAAACCGTGCCCTCCTCCATGAGGTCTCCGGTAAGGTCGGCGAGCCAGACCTCGTTGGGCGCTTCGTCGATGTTGCCGGTCCTGACCACTACCTGGACGTTGACTTTCGGCACCGCGCCGTACTGGACCATCGTCACGCGGAGCCCGTTGTCCAGCGTGAACTCCGTCGGTGCCGGCACGCGAAACTCCCGCGGGGTGCCCGGCTGGGGCGGCGCGACCTGCGCCGCGAGAGGCGCCGCAACCACCAGGACGGCGAGCGCCGATCCGATCATTTTCATGGCTTGACTCCTCACGTGGCAGGCCGGTCCGGGACGACTTCCAAAACGGTCCGGTTGGTAGGTCGCAGGTACTCCCGGGCCGTCGCGAGCACGGTCTCGGCGGTGATGTCGTCGAACGCGGACAGCAGTCCGTTGATGCGTGCCGGGTCATCGTCGAACAACGCGAACGCGGCCAGCAGATCCGCCCTGCCGAAGCCGAACGCGGCCTCCACCGAGCTCAGGATCGACGAGCGCATCTTCACCCGGGCGCGCTCCAGCTCCTCCTCGCTCACGGGGTTGGCCTGCAGGTCGGTGACGATCTCGTCCACGACTGCCAGGATGTCGTCGGCCGCCGTTTCCTCGTCGTGAAACAGCGACACCGTGAGGAGCGTCGGCCCGTTGATGTTGAACTGGTTCCCCAGAAGGTTGATGCCGCCGTTGACGCCGCCCGTGAAGCCGTTCTCCTGCACGAGCGAGCGGTACAGACGGCTGTCGCGGCCCTCGGTGAGGATTTGCGCCAGCAGCCCCATGGCCAGGTAGTCGTCGGTGTTTCGCTCGGGGACGTGCCAGGACATGGCGAGCGCGGGGCGGGTCG
It encodes the following:
- a CDS encoding TrmH family RNA methyltransferase, which translates into the protein MPGRDPGGIVERFRLARRDQRLAVLEGFHPLKHALRFGAHVEEVICSDAAALAGLVGRLAPDTADAIERLAPEPVSGELFAAAAPRPPSPVLAIARRPDPPLPYAPDAPLVVLDRPTHHGNVGAVVRVAAAAGAGGVFVLEGVDPWHPAALRGGAGLQFALAAESGDAVRLGGLCEGRARVAVIPGAPPAAEPLPPGAALLFGAERAGLGPELERSARRVVGIPMRPGVSSLNLATAVAVVLYGEISPRFVR
- a CDS encoding EamA family transporter, whose protein sequence is MWLILALIAAVGIATREVLVKRARRAVDEFRVVFWAAAGAALLLLPLAIVAGEPLQDGFWGALAVSGGINAVAALLIARAVHGSDLSLVSPLKSLTPVFMLVTAPLIIGETASAVGMAGVVVIVAGAYLLSEPEGEGILAPYRALARDTGAREMLVVAAIFSVSAVVDKIGVIASGPFAWAAAINVFVAISVAPWALGAWRQGPQPARGATADLAGAALATAVALAAQMAAITLTAAAYVIAVKRTSVLFAVLAGGLLFGERATRRRLVAALIMLAGFALVTLAG
- a CDS encoding deoxyhypusine synthase family protein gives rise to the protein MTGHEATLGAVGRFLSDHFRHFNAAALVDAAEGYRRHVDSGGKMFVSLAGAMSTAELGRSLAEMIRRGLVHGISCTGANLEEDLFNLVAHEHYERLPDYRDLTPADEQALLERRLNRVTDTCIPEEEAMRRLEGAVLEVWTRAEEAGERLFPHEALYEVIGSGALKEHYQIDPRDSWMVAAAERALPVFVPGWEDSTLGNIYAAHHIAGDLADVHTVRNGIEYMMELARWYSQVAGDSSLGFFQIGGGIAGDFPICVVPMLHQDLRRDDIPLWGYFCQISDSTPSYGGYSGAVPNEKITWGKLGVDTPKHVIESDATIVAPLIFAYLLGW
- a CDS encoding pitrilysin family protein, with amino-acid sequence MKMIGSALAVLVVAAPLAAQVAPPQPGTPREFRVPAPTEFTLDNGLRVTMVQYGAVPKVNVQVVVRTGNIDEAPNEVWLADLTGDLMEEGTVSMDAGAVAEAAASMGGAVSVGVGMDQSFVTGTALSEFGPDMVRLVADVIRSPRFPEDELERLKGDRIRSLSISKSQPQSQALERFRAVLYPNHAYGRIFPTEDMVRGYDVDQVRAFYGGNYGAMRSRLFVVGRFDPDAVEEAVREAFGTWERGSDAAPAVAQSSGTRAVYFVDNPGAVQSTLYVGLPVIDPSHPDFVGLQVTNALLGGSFGSRITSNIREDKGYTYSPFSTLSSRWRDAYWAEVADVTTDVTGAALGEIFLEIDRLRSEAPPADELTSIQNYMAGTFVLQNSSRGGIINQLNFVALHGVGEEYLRAYVDRVYAVTPQEVQRMAQEYLDPQDMVIVVVGDRTQVLDQVREFGDLIE